One genomic region from Streptomyces sp. NBC_01431 encodes:
- a CDS encoding phospholipase, with protein MTIHLRRGGRPQVLLALMAALCGIVGATVLGSTPAAAADQRHAIYAIAHRVDTLDGVDAALKHGANGIEIDVCAWYNPNEWRAYHDCSSAGETRHGPSFDSMIDRIVSNAKAGRRLALVWLDIKDPNYCGEAPNRACSVAGLRDKAQRLTAAGIQVLYGFYEYHGGSTPDVGGRGWKSLENRLGPLEGITTTGTRDQAQGAFNRSGSGFPAGHRAMDYGDSDISKGFGNCTEATWNTCAELKKGAGDRSAGRLGATLSWTTTYNDPWYVDKLLGDARVDGIIAGYGAFTGVREYDDSWQCANAINLVRDWVNHHSSTHRMATSADRLFK; from the coding sequence TTGACCATTCACTTACGACGAGGCGGCCGCCCGCAGGTGTTACTGGCGCTGATGGCGGCGCTGTGCGGGATCGTCGGTGCCACCGTGCTCGGTTCGACCCCGGCGGCAGCAGCCGATCAGCGTCACGCGATCTACGCCATCGCGCACCGGGTCGACACCCTGGACGGTGTGGACGCCGCGCTCAAGCACGGGGCCAACGGCATCGAGATCGACGTCTGTGCCTGGTACAACCCGAACGAGTGGCGTGCTTATCACGACTGCTCCTCGGCCGGTGAAACCCGGCACGGCCCCAGCTTCGACAGCATGATCGACCGCATCGTCTCGAACGCCAAAGCAGGGCGCCGACTGGCACTGGTCTGGCTGGACATCAAGGACCCCAACTACTGCGGAGAAGCACCCAACCGCGCGTGCAGCGTCGCCGGTCTGCGTGACAAGGCACAGAGGCTGACGGCTGCCGGGATCCAGGTCCTCTACGGCTTCTACGAGTACCACGGCGGCAGCACCCCCGACGTCGGCGGCAGGGGCTGGAAGAGCCTGGAGAACAGGCTCGGCCCCCTGGAGGGCATCACGACGACCGGAACCCGCGACCAGGCCCAGGGCGCCTTCAACCGGTCCGGTTCCGGATTCCCGGCGGGTCACCGGGCCATGGACTACGGCGACTCCGACATCTCCAAGGGTTTCGGCAACTGCACCGAAGCCACCTGGAACACGTGCGCTGAACTGAAGAAGGGCGCCGGGGACCGGTCTGCCGGACGCCTCGGGGCAACGCTGTCCTGGACGACCACGTACAACGACCCTTGGTACGTGGACAAGTTGCTGGGCGATGCGCGCGTGGACGGCATCATCGCGGGCTACGGTGCCTTCACCGGAGTTCGCGAGTACGACGACAGCTGGCAGTGCGCCAACGCCATCAACCTCGTACGCGACTGGGTGAACCACCACAGCTCCACTCACCGCATGGCCACCAGCGCCGACCGCCTGTTCAAGTAG
- a CDS encoding endonuclease/exonuclease/phosphatase family protein, giving the protein MERESVRDLPGSATEPDGSVVVRVLSYNIRSMRDDVPALARVIRACRPDVVCVQEAPRFFRWRKAAARLARTSGLVYVSGGATASGPMILSSLRAHVERTEDVLLPRTPGLHQRGFATAVLRFGRARLGVLSCHLSSNGQERYEQGRLLLERLSALDVPYAVAAGDLNDRPEGRTFGLLAGALQDGWATKPWGREHTTRLGDPLQRIDAVFATEGVEVLGCGVPMGLPDISERDLRAATDHLPVLAALRVPSA; this is encoded by the coding sequence ATGGAGAGGGAAAGCGTGCGGGACCTACCCGGATCGGCGACGGAACCCGACGGCTCCGTGGTCGTGCGCGTGCTCAGTTACAACATCCGCTCCATGCGGGACGACGTCCCGGCCCTCGCCCGGGTGATCCGGGCCTGTCGGCCCGACGTTGTCTGCGTTCAAGAGGCGCCGCGGTTCTTCCGCTGGCGCAAAGCCGCCGCCCGCCTCGCCCGGACGTCCGGGCTCGTGTACGTGTCGGGCGGCGCCACCGCTTCCGGGCCCATGATCCTCTCCTCGCTGCGCGCCCATGTGGAGCGCACCGAGGACGTTCTGCTGCCCCGCACTCCCGGCCTGCACCAGCGGGGCTTCGCGACGGCCGTGCTGCGGTTCGGCCGGGCCCGGCTCGGCGTGCTCAGCTGCCACCTGAGCAGCAACGGCCAAGAGCGCTACGAGCAGGGCCGACTGCTCCTTGAGCGGCTGTCCGCCCTGGACGTGCCGTACGCCGTCGCCGCGGGCGACCTCAACGACCGGCCGGAGGGTCGTACCTTCGGCCTGCTCGCGGGTGCCCTCCAGGACGGCTGGGCGACGAAGCCGTGGGGGCGAGAGCACACCACCCGGCTCGGCGATCCGCTTCAGCGGATCGACGCGGTGTTCGCGACGGAGGGCGTGGAGGTGCTGGGGTGCGGAGTGCCGATGGGACTCCCCGACATCTCGGAACGAGACCTCCGGGCAGCCACGGACCACCTGCCAGTACTGGCCGCTTTGCGGGTCCCCTCCGCATAG